Proteins encoded together in one Chelonoidis abingdonii isolate Lonesome George unplaced genomic scaffold, CheloAbing_2.0 scaffold0024, whole genome shotgun sequence window:
- the PCK2 gene encoding phosphoenolpyruvate carboxykinase [GTP], mitochondrial yields the protein MPAPYTRLLGQGARSLRCWWGAPVRLAHALRVPSGDLGQLPGQLRAFVEHGVRLCQPENVHVCDGSEAENGAILGLLEDEGVIKQLDKYENCWLARTDPKDVARVESKTVIVTENQRDTVPIPAGDAKGQLGNWMNPKAFQEAMDGRFPGCMKGRTMYIIPYSMGPIGSPLSKIGVQLTDSPYVVASMRIMTRMGAPVLRALGEGEFVKCLHSVGRPLPLEEELVNNWPCNPEKTLIAHVPDRREIVSFGSGYGGNSLLGKKCFALRIASRIAKDEGWLAEHMLILGITNPEGRKRYVAAAFPSACGKTNLAMMNPTLAGWRVECVGDDIAWMKFDSEGRLRAINPENGFFGVAPGTSMKTNPNAMHTIQRNTLFTNVGETSEGGVYWEGIDQVLPPGTSITNWLGRPWVPGAKEPCAHPNSRFCAPARQCPIMDPAWESPEGVPIDAIIFGGRRPQGVPLVYEAFNWRHGVFVGSAMRSESTAAAEHKGKVIMHDPFAMRPFFGYNFGRYLEHWLGMEERRGVRLPKIFHVNWFRKDAAGNFLWPGFGENSRVLDWIFRRVEGEESARETPIGYVPQEGALNLQGLAKVDFQELFSLPKAFWEQEAWEVRKYLTEQVNDDLPREVMRELEGLESRVKKM from the exons ATGCCCGCGCCGTACACCCGACTCCTGGG GCAGGGTGCCCGCTCCCTGCGGTGCTGGTGGGGGGCGCCGGTCCGGTTGGCCCATGCTCTGCGGGTGCCGAGCGGGGACCTGGGCCAGCTGCCGGGCCAGCTGCGGGCGTTTGTGGAGCACGGGGTGCGGCTGTGCCAGCCCGAAAACGTTCATGTTTGCGACGGCTCTGAAGCTGAGAATGGGGCCATCCTGGGGCTGCTGGAGGATGAGGGTGTCATCAAACAGCTGGACAAATATGAGAACTG CTGGCTGGCCCGGACGGACCCCAAGGACGTGGCGCGGGTGGAGAGCAAGACGGTGATCGTGACGGAGAACCAGCGGGACACGGTGCCCATCCCCGCCGGGGACGCCAAGGGGCAGCTGGGCAACTGGATGAACCCCAAAGCCTTCCAGGAGGCCATGGATGGCCGGTTCCCCGGCTGCATGAAAG GCCGCACCATGTACATCATCCCCTACAGCATGGGCCCCATCGGCTCCCCACTCTCAAAGATCGGGGTGCAGCTGACGGACTCCCCCTATGTGGTGGCCAGCATGCGGATCATGACCCGGATGGGGGCCCCTGTCCTCCGTGCCCTGGGCGAGGGGGAGTTTGTCAAGTGCCTCCACTCTGTGGGGCGCCCCCTGCCCCTGGAAG aggagctggtgAACAACTGGCCCTGCAACCCCGAGAAGACCCTGATTGCCCACGTCCCTGACAGGCGGGAGATCGTCTCCTTCGGCAGCGGCTATGGTGGGAACTCGCTGCTGGGGAAGAAATGCTTCGCTCTGCGGATTGCTTCTCGCATCGCCAAGGACGAGGGGTGGCTGGCCGAACACATGCTG ATCCTGGGCATCACCAACCCCGAGGGTCGGAAGAGGTATGTGGCAGCCGCGTTCCCCAGCGCCTGCGGGAAAACCAACCTGGCCATGATGAACCCCACGCTGGCGGGCTGGCGGGTGGAGTGCGTCGGCGACGACATCGCCTGGATGAAGTTTGACAGTGAGG gccGGCTGCGGGCGATCAACCCCGAGAACGGGTTCTTTGGGGTGGCGCCGGGCACCTCCATGAAGACCAACCCCAACGCCATGCACACGATACAGCGCAACACCCTCTTCACCAACGTGGGCGAGACGAGCGAGGGGGGCGTCTACTGGGAGGGCATCGACCAGGTCCTGCCCCCTGGCACCTCCATCACCAACTGGCTGGGGCGGCCCTGGGTGCCGG GTGCCAAGGAGCCGTGTGCCCATCCCAACTCCCGGTTCTGCGCCCCGGCCCGCCAGTGCCCCATCATGGACCCGGCCTGGGAGTCCCCCGAGGGTGTCCCCATTGATGCCATCATCTTCGGCGGGAGGAGACCCCAAG gggtGCCGCTGGTCTACGAAGCATTCAACTGGCGGCACGGCGTCTTCGTGGGCAGCGCCATGAGGTCCGAGTCCACCGCGGCTGCCGAACACAAAG GCAAGGTGATCATGCACGACCCCTTCGCCATGCGCCCCTTCTTTGGGTACAATTTTGGGCGCTACCTGGAGCACTGGCTGGGCATGGAGGAGCGGCGCGGGGTCCGTCTGCCCAAGATCTTCCACGTCAACTGGTTCCGCAAGGACGCGGCCGGCAACTTCCTGTGGCCAGGCTTCGGGGAGAACTCGCGGGTGCTGGACTGGATCTTCCGGCGGGTGGAAGGAGAGGAAAGTGCGCGGGAGACGCCTATCGGCTATGTGCCTCAGGAAGGGGCCCTTAACCTCCAGGGCTTGGCCAAGGTGGACTTCCAAGAGCTCTTCTCCCTGCCCAAGGCCTTCTGGGAGCAGGAGGCGTGGGAGGTGCGCAAATACCTGACCGAGCAGGTCAACGACGACCTGCCCCGAGAGGTGATGAGGGAACTCGAGGGGCTGGAGAGCCGGGTGAAGAAGAtgtga
- the DCAF11 gene encoding DDB1- and CUL4-associated factor 11: protein MGSRSSSSASSGGRDPQDGRPPRGSRLLRSEEEEEGDEDVDLAQVLAYLLRRGQIRLVQGGGAASVRVVQTLSDSDDDNDSAWEGRMGDRYNPPVDSTPDTRDVESNEIKTQIQLANGMLGSRRADRSIPHLLRQREWGLCHNSSFSPGERSRVMSHFLPNQLVFTDSYSQKAFCGVYSRDGQLFLSACQDQTIRLYDCRYGGFQKFKSIRARDVGWSVLDVTFTPDGGHFLYSSWSDYIHICNIYGDGNVHTALDLRPDERRFAVFSLTVSSDGREVLGGANDGCVYVFDREQNKRTLKIESHEDDVNAVAFADGSSHILFSGGDDAICKVWDRRTMREDDPKPVGVLAGHQDGITFIDSKGDARYFISNSKDQTIKLWDIRRLSGREGLEASRQAVTQQNWDYRWQQVPKKAWRKTKLPGDSSVMTYRGHGVLHTLIRCRFSPLHSTGQQYIYSGCSTGKVVVYDLLSGQIIKKLTNHEACVRDVSWHPYEEKIVSSSWDGCLRLWEYRQAEYYEDDLRHPTNLPSAGEAPASSPGFSDQ from the exons ATGGGTTCCCgtagcagcagcagtgccagctcTGGGGGCCGGGACCCCCAGGACGGCAGGCCCCCGAGGGGCTCCAGGCTCCTTcggagtgaggaagaggaggaaggggacGAAGATGTGGATCTGGCCCAAGTGCTGGCATATCTACTGCGCAG AGGTCAGATTCGGTTGGTGCAGGGCGGAGGCGCAGCCAGTGTCCGGGTGGTCCAGACACTGTCCGATTCGGACGATGACAACGACAGCGCCTGGGAGGGGCGGATGGGAGACCGTTACAACCCCCCAG tggatTCCACGCCTGACACACGGGATGTGGAAAGTAATGAGATCAAAACCCAGATCCAGCTGGCGAATGGGATGCTGGGCTCCAGACGAGCTGACCGCAGCATCCCCCACCTCCTCCGCCAG AGAGAGTGGGGCTTGTGCCACAACAGTAGCTTTTCCCCGGGTGAGCGCTCCCGTGTGATGTCCCA CTTTCTGCCCAACCAGCTGGTGTTCACCGACTCCTACTCCCAGAAGGCCTTCTGTGGCGTCTACTCCAGGGATGGACAGCTCTTCTTGTCCGCCTGTCAAG acCAGACGATCCGCCTGTACGACTGCCGCTACGGAGGCTTCCAGAAGTTCAAGAGCATCCGGGCACGGGACGTGGGCTGGAGCGTCCTGGACGTCACCTTCACCCCCGACGGAGGCCACTTCCTCTACTCCAGCTGGTCCGACTACA ttcACATCTGTAACATCTATGGCGACGGAAACGTCCACACGGCACTGGATCTGAG ACCAGACGAGCGCCGGTTCGCTGTCTTCTCCCTCACAGTCTCCTCCGATGGGCGGGAGGTGCTTGGCGG ggctaaCGACGGGTGCGTCTACGTATTCGACCGGGAGCAGAATAAACGGACCCTCAAG ATTGAGTCCCATGAGGATGACGTGAACGCCGTAGCTTTCGCCGATGGCAGCTCCCACATCCTCTTCTCTGGGGGCGACGACGCCATCTGCAAGGTGTGGGACCGGCGCACCATGCGGGAGGACGACCCCAAGCCAGTGGGCGTGCTGGCCGGCCACCAGGACGGCATCACCTTCATCGACAGCAAG GGCGACGCCCGCTACTTCATTTCCAACTCGAAGGACCAGACCATCAAGCTGTGGGACATCCGGCGGCTCTCAGGGCGCGAGGGGCTGGAGGCATCGCGCCAGGCTGTCACCCAGCAGAACTGGGACTATCGCTGGCAGCAGGTGCCCAAGAAAG CCTGGCGCAAGACCAAGCTGCCGGGCGACAGCTCCGTGATGACATATCGGGGCCATGGTGTGCTGCACACGCTGATCCGCTGCCGCTTCTCGCCCCTGCACAGCACCGGCCAGCAGTACATCTACAGCGGCTGCTCCACCGGCAAGGTGGTGG TGTACGACCTCCTGAGTGGGCAGATCATCAAGAAACTGACCAATCACGAGGCCTGTGTGCGTGATGTCAGCTGGCACCCCTACGAGGAGAAGATCGTCAGCAGTTCG TGGGACGGCTGTCTGCGCCTGTGGGAATACCGCCAGGCTGAATACTATGAAGACGATCTCAGGCACCCCACAAACCTCCCTTCGGCTGGGGAGGCCCCCGCAAGCTCCCCCGGCTTCTCGGATCAGTAG
- the EMC9 gene encoding ER membrane protein complex subunit 9, producing MSPTPLALKMAGRLAEFFEGAVLIMLDNQKLTLNPRVPPIIVLEQRDRHWLPKDKNLVMWRNWESSRHICKSLLEAKAHTQLVDFDAHLDDIRQDWTNQHLNTEIARLVSVANGSA from the exons ccccacccccctggctcTGAAGATGGCTGGACGCCTGGCCGAGTTCTTTGAGGGTGCTGTATTGATCATG ctgGATAACCAGAAACTGACTCTGAACCCCCGCGTGCCCCCCATCATTGTGCTGGAGCAGCGGGATCGGCACTGGCTCCCCAAGGACAAGAACCT AGTCATGTGGCGCAACTGGGAATCCTCCCGCCACATTTGCAAGTCCCTGCTGGAGGCTAAAGCTCACACCCAATTGGTTGACTTCGATGCCCACCTTGATGACATCAGACAGGACTGGACCAATCAGCACCTCAACACGGAGATCGCCCGGCTGGTGTCTGTGGCCAATGGCAGCGCCTGA
- the PSME1 gene encoding LOW QUALITY PROTEIN: proteasome activator complex subunit 1 (The sequence of the model RefSeq protein was modified relative to this genomic sequence to represent the inferred CDS: deleted 3 bases in 2 codons; substituted 3 bases at 3 genomic stop codons) yields the protein MAALADQPRGQANVDSFRTQLCAQAEALVGTLFPARXLSWHAFPQDPALNVGDLESLRAPLDIPIPDPAQGEGEAERARXKERKEEKKSMRRSGGAPPVGPVSSTRRLWGWWSGXKSRDSGRQGELGLVSVWVQLQVPRIEDGNNFGVAVQEKVFELMTALRTKLEGFQTQISKYFSERGDAVAKAAKNPHVGDYRQLVHELDEAQYAEIRLMVMEIRNLYAILYDIVVKNFEKIKKPRGETKGMIY from the exons ATGGCTGCGCTGGCGGATCAGCCCCGAGGCCAGGCCAAT GTGGATTCC TTCCGGACCCAGCTCTGCGCCCAG GCGGAAGCGCTGGTTGGGACCCTGTTCCCCGCAAGATAACTCAGCTGGCATGCTTT CCCCCAGGACCCGGCGCTGAACGTGGGGGACCTTGAGTCCCTGCGGGCCCCA TTGGACATCCCCATCCCCGACCCCGCCCAAGGAGAAGGCGAAGCCGAGCGCGCAAGGTGA aaggagaggaaggaagagaagaaaagcatGAGAAGAAGTGGAGGAG CACCCCCTGTTGGGCCCGTGAGCAGCACGAGACGGTTGTGGGGCTGGTGGAGCGGGTGAAAAAGCCGAGATTCAGGGCGCCAAGGAGAGCTGGGgctg GTCTCTGTCTGGGTTCAACTCCAGGTGCCCCGTATCGAAGATGGCAACAATTTTGGGGTCGCAGTCCAG gagaAGGTGTTTGAGCTGATGACGGCCTTGCGGACGAAGCTGGAAGGATTTCAGACCCAGATCTCCAA gTATTTTTCCGAGAGAGGTGATGCAGTGGCTAAAGCAGCCAAAAATCCTCATGTG GGTGATTACCGGCAGCTGGTGCACGAACTGGATGAGGCACAATATGCTGAGATCCGGCTGATGGTGATGGAAATCCGGAACCTCTAC GCCATTCTCTATGACATCGTGGTCAAGAACTTCGAGAAGATCAAGAAGCCGCGGGGTGAAACCAAGGGCATGATCTACTGA